In Streptomyces nojiriensis, one genomic interval encodes:
- a CDS encoding UBP-type zinc finger domain-containing protein: MSECTHVAELPRPEPVPSHHTCPECLTLGSHPVQLRMCLACGHVACCDSSPHRHATAHHQETGHPVMRSFEPGETWRWCFVDGSIV; encoded by the coding sequence ATGAGCGAGTGCACCCACGTTGCCGAACTGCCGCGTCCCGAACCGGTGCCCTCACACCACACCTGCCCCGAGTGCCTGACCCTCGGCAGCCACCCCGTACAGCTGCGGATGTGCCTGGCCTGCGGGCACGTGGCCTGCTGTGATTCCTCGCCCCACCGGCACGCCACGGCCCACCACCAGGAGACCGGTCATCCGGTGATGCGGAGCTTCGAACCGGGTGAGACCTGGCGCTGGTGTTTTGTCGACGGTTCGATCGTCTGA
- a CDS encoding Na+/H+ antiporter, which produces MEVLPLVALVAGSAAVAGLARRTPVPAPLLLVAAGLLAAYVPGVPDYALDPHIVLPLLLPPLLYTAAVDSSYLDLRANVRPIAMLSVGYVLFATLTVGYAAYLLVPGLSLPVALVLGAVIAPPDAVAATAIARKLRLPNRITTILQGESLVNDATAITAYKVALAAAVGVSAGWAGGIAEFLLASVGGIGVGLLLMVPIHHLRTRLREPLLQNTLSLLIPFVAYAAAERVHASGVLAVVVVALYLGHRNWQVDFATRLQEEAVWKVVAFVLESVVFALIGLQLPVVLTGLGEYDGLHAATYATAVFLAVVVARFLWVFPATFVPRWLSPRIRDREPETDWKAPVIVGWAGMRGVVSLAIAFSVPVDVPHRNLILFLTFTTVIGTLVVQGLTLPPLIRALKLPPKDVQAETLAEAQAQSEASRAAEERLAELLEEPENSTLPPPLADRLRTVMERRRNAVWERLGEVNPETGESADDVYRRLAREMIAAEREVFVTLRDDRRIDDEMLRALLRRLDLEEAAAYREES; this is translated from the coding sequence ATGGAGGTATTGCCGCTGGTGGCGCTCGTCGCCGGCAGCGCGGCCGTAGCGGGGCTGGCGCGCCGCACCCCGGTGCCCGCACCGCTGCTGCTGGTCGCCGCCGGTCTGCTGGCCGCGTACGTCCCGGGGGTGCCCGACTACGCCCTCGACCCGCACATCGTGCTGCCGTTGCTGCTCCCGCCGCTGCTGTACACGGCCGCCGTGGACAGCTCGTACCTGGACCTGCGCGCGAACGTCCGGCCGATCGCCATGCTGTCGGTGGGCTACGTGCTCTTCGCGACGCTCACCGTCGGGTACGCGGCGTACCTGCTGGTGCCGGGGCTCTCCCTGCCGGTGGCGCTGGTGCTGGGCGCGGTGATCGCGCCTCCCGACGCCGTCGCCGCCACCGCCATCGCCCGCAAGCTGCGGCTGCCGAACCGGATCACGACCATCCTGCAGGGCGAGTCCCTGGTCAACGACGCCACCGCGATCACCGCCTACAAGGTGGCGCTGGCGGCGGCGGTCGGGGTGAGCGCCGGCTGGGCGGGCGGCATCGCGGAGTTCCTGCTGGCCTCGGTCGGCGGCATCGGCGTGGGCCTGCTCCTGATGGTGCCGATCCACCACCTGCGCACGCGGCTGAGGGAACCCCTGCTCCAGAACACCCTGTCGCTGCTGATCCCCTTCGTGGCGTACGCGGCCGCCGAGCGGGTGCACGCCTCCGGGGTGCTCGCGGTGGTCGTGGTCGCGCTGTACCTCGGGCACCGCAACTGGCAGGTCGACTTCGCCACCCGGCTCCAGGAGGAGGCGGTGTGGAAGGTGGTCGCCTTCGTACTGGAGTCGGTGGTCTTCGCGCTCATCGGGCTCCAGCTGCCGGTGGTCCTCACGGGGCTGGGGGAGTACGACGGCCTGCACGCGGCCACCTACGCGACCGCCGTGTTCCTCGCGGTGGTGGTGGCCCGGTTCCTGTGGGTGTTCCCGGCGACCTTCGTGCCCCGCTGGCTGTCGCCGCGGATCCGGGACCGGGAGCCGGAGACCGACTGGAAGGCCCCGGTGATCGTGGGATGGGCCGGGATGCGGGGCGTGGTCTCGCTGGCCATCGCCTTCTCCGTGCCGGTGGACGTACCGCACCGGAACCTGATCCTCTTCCTGACCTTCACCACCGTCATCGGGACGCTGGTGGTGCAGGGGCTGACGCTGCCGCCGCTGATCCGGGCGCTGAAGCTGCCGCCGAAGGACGTGCAGGCCGAGACCCTGGCGGAGGCGCAGGCGCAGAGCGAGGCCTCGCGGGCGGCCGAGGAGCGGCTGGCGGAGCTGCTGGAGGAACCGGAGAACAGCACGCTGCCACCGCCGCTGGCGGACCGGCTGCGGACGGTGATGGAGCGCCGGCGCAACGCGGTGTGGGAGCGGCTCGGCGAGGTCAACCCGGAGACGGGGGAGTCGGCGGACGACGTCTACCGGCGGCTCGCACGGGAGATGATCGCGGCCGAACGGGAGGTCTTCGTGACGCTGCGGGACGACCGGCGCATCGACGACGAGATGCTGCGGGCGCTCCTGCGCCGGCTGGACCTGGAGGAGGCCGCGGCCTACCGCGAGGAGAGCTGA
- a CDS encoding 1-aminocyclopropane-1-carboxylate deaminase/D-cysteine desulfhydrase: MNPPANVDALLQPRPPSPLREVRDDRFERHGVRLLLKRDDLVHPELPGNKWRKLAPNLRAAVDAGHDGLVTFGGAYSNHLRATAAAGRLLGLRTVGIVRGDELAGRPLNDSLARCAADGMRLHFVSRSEYRRKAEPRELARLVDSAGAGGAYVVPEGGSNALALRGCAELGRELRGAADVVAVACGTGGTLAGLAAGLAPGQRALGVPVLAGGFLAAEIRSLQAAAFGGPAGAWTLAEDYHHGGYARVPDELEAFAADFGSRHGLPVERIYVAKLLWALTELTASGAFPRGTALAAVVTGRP; encoded by the coding sequence GTGAACCCGCCCGCGAACGTTGACGCGCTCCTGCAGCCCCGCCCGCCGTCACCCCTGCGGGAGGTCCGCGACGACAGGTTCGAGCGGCACGGCGTACGGCTCCTGCTCAAGCGCGACGACCTCGTGCATCCGGAGCTGCCCGGCAACAAGTGGCGCAAGCTCGCGCCCAACCTGCGCGCGGCCGTGGACGCCGGCCACGACGGCCTGGTCACCTTCGGCGGGGCGTACTCCAACCACCTGCGGGCCACCGCCGCCGCCGGGCGGCTGCTCGGGCTGCGGACGGTCGGCATCGTACGCGGGGACGAGCTGGCCGGACGGCCCCTGAACGACTCGCTCGCCCGGTGCGCAGCCGACGGGATGCGGCTGCACTTCGTGTCCCGGTCGGAGTACCGCCGCAAGGCCGAGCCGCGGGAGCTGGCCCGGCTCGTGGACTCGGCGGGCGCGGGCGGCGCGTACGTGGTCCCCGAGGGCGGCAGCAACGCCCTCGCCCTGCGCGGCTGCGCCGAGCTCGGCCGGGAACTGCGCGGCGCCGCCGACGTGGTCGCGGTGGCCTGCGGTACCGGCGGGACACTGGCGGGTCTCGCGGCCGGGCTGGCTCCCGGGCAGCGGGCGCTCGGGGTTCCGGTCCTGGCCGGCGGTTTCCTGGCCGCGGAGATACGTTCCCTCCAGGCGGCCGCCTTCGGGGGTCCGGCCGGCGCGTGGACCCTGGCCGAGGACTACCACCACGGCGGCTACGCCCGGGTCCCGGACGAGCTGGAGGCCTTCGCCGCCGACTTCGGGTCCCGCCACGGCCTCCCGGTGGAGCGGATCTACGTGGCCAAGCTGCTCTGGGCCCTGACCGAGCTCACCGCGTCCGGCGCCTTCCCGCGCGGCACGGCCCTCGCCGCGGTGGTCACGGGCCGCCCGTGA
- a CDS encoding superinfection immunity protein, producing the protein MGSSDAIPFGALGLLIIVLAYFIPTAVAFGRGVPNKGSVLVVNLFLGWSVVGWVIALAMAARSR; encoded by the coding sequence ATGGGCAGCAGTGATGCGATTCCGTTCGGTGCGCTGGGACTTCTGATCATCGTCCTGGCCTATTTCATTCCCACCGCGGTCGCGTTCGGGCGAGGGGTGCCCAACAAGGGTTCCGTTCTGGTGGTCAACCTGTTCCTGGGCTGGTCCGTCGTGGGGTGGGTGATCGCGCTGGCCATGGCCGCGCGCAGCAGGTAG
- a CDS encoding N-acetylmuramoyl-L-alanine amidase, with protein MAAPMSADRFINALRNEGLTVVEVGAWRTHNRNHKGPWGPVHGVMIHHTVTRGTPYTVELCRNGYSELPGPLCHGVIAKDGRVHLVGYGRANHAGAGDSDVLAAVIAEKRLPPDNETDTDGNRHFYGFECENLGDGADPWPAVQLDAIARASAAICRFHRWTERSVIGHREWQPGKVDPRGFTMDAMRARIGERLK; from the coding sequence ATGGCCGCACCCATGTCCGCGGACCGTTTCATCAACGCACTGCGCAATGAGGGCCTGACCGTCGTCGAGGTCGGCGCCTGGCGCACCCACAACCGCAACCACAAGGGTCCCTGGGGGCCCGTGCACGGGGTGATGATCCACCACACCGTCACCCGCGGCACCCCGTACACGGTCGAGCTCTGCCGGAACGGCTACAGCGAGCTCCCCGGCCCGCTCTGCCACGGAGTGATCGCCAAGGACGGCCGCGTCCACCTCGTGGGCTACGGCCGCGCCAACCACGCGGGCGCCGGCGACTCCGACGTCCTGGCCGCGGTGATCGCCGAGAAGCGGCTGCCGCCGGACAACGAGACGGACACCGACGGCAACCGCCACTTCTACGGCTTCGAGTGCGAGAACCTGGGCGACGGCGCGGACCCCTGGCCGGCGGTCCAGCTCGACGCCATAGCCCGCGCCTCGGCCGCGATCTGCCGGTTCCACCGCTGGACGGAGCGCTCGGTGATCGGCCACCGCGAGTGGCAGCCGGGCAAGGTCGACCCCAGGGGCTTCACGATGGACGCCATGCGCGCCCGCATCGGCGAGCGCCTGAAGTAG
- a CDS encoding globin domain-containing protein, which produces MLSEKSSATVRATLPAVGAAIGDIAELFYTKLFAAHPALIRDLFNRGNQRAGLQQQALAGSVAAFATHLLAHPDTRPDVMLGRIAHKHASLGVTRGQYAVVHQHLFEAIAEVLGEAVTPQVAQAWDEVYWLMANALIALEERLYAEQRVAAGDVWREWTVTERVAETADCTTFRIVPADGAPAPAHRPGQYVSVQVELPDGARQIRQYSLITSPGSAVRAITVKRVHGPAAAGPDGEVSNHLHTRVRTGDTLRVSAPYGDLVLADSAAPVLLASAGIGCTPMLSMLEHLADTGHAAPVTVLHADRSPADHPLRGDHRALTHKLPDASAWFWYEESAEPGDGEGLMDLSAVPLAPGTRAYLCGPLPFMRAVREQLIARGVPAADIHYEVFGPDLWLASA; this is translated from the coding sequence ATGCTGTCCGAGAAGTCGAGCGCGACCGTACGAGCCACCCTGCCCGCCGTCGGGGCCGCGATCGGCGACATAGCCGAGCTCTTCTACACCAAGCTCTTCGCGGCCCACCCGGCCCTGATCCGCGACCTGTTCAACCGGGGCAACCAGCGGGCCGGCCTCCAGCAGCAGGCCCTCGCCGGCTCCGTCGCCGCCTTCGCCACCCACCTCCTCGCCCACCCGGACACCCGGCCCGACGTGATGCTCGGCCGCATCGCCCACAAGCACGCCAGCCTCGGCGTCACCCGCGGGCAGTACGCGGTCGTCCACCAGCACCTCTTCGAGGCCATCGCCGAGGTCCTCGGCGAGGCCGTCACCCCCCAGGTCGCCCAGGCCTGGGACGAGGTCTACTGGCTGATGGCGAACGCCCTGATCGCCCTGGAGGAGCGCCTCTACGCCGAGCAGCGGGTCGCGGCCGGCGACGTGTGGCGCGAGTGGACCGTCACCGAGCGGGTGGCCGAGACCGCGGACTGCACCACCTTCCGGATCGTCCCCGCGGACGGCGCCCCGGCGCCCGCCCACCGGCCCGGCCAGTACGTCTCGGTCCAGGTCGAGCTCCCGGACGGCGCCCGCCAGATCCGCCAGTACAGCCTCATCACCTCCCCGGGCTCCGCGGTCCGCGCGATCACCGTCAAGCGGGTCCACGGCCCGGCGGCCGCGGGCCCCGACGGCGAGGTCTCCAACCACCTGCACACCCGCGTCCGGACCGGAGACACCCTGCGGGTCTCGGCCCCGTACGGCGACCTGGTCCTGGCGGACTCGGCCGCCCCGGTACTGCTCGCCTCGGCCGGCATCGGCTGCACCCCGATGCTCTCGATGCTGGAGCACCTGGCCGACACCGGGCACGCCGCCCCGGTGACCGTGCTGCACGCCGACCGCTCCCCCGCCGACCACCCGCTGCGGGGCGACCACCGGGCACTGACGCACAAGCTGCCCGACGCCTCGGCCTGGTTCTGGTACGAGGAGTCGGCGGAGCCGGGCGACGGCGAGGGCCTCATGGACCTCTCGGCCGTTCCCCTCGCCCCGGGCACCAGGGCCTACCTGTGCGGGCCGCTCCCCTTCATGCGGGCCGTGCGCGAGCAGCTGATCGCCAGGGGGGTGCCGGCCGCCGACATCCACTACGAGGTCTTCGGCCCGGACCTGTGGCTCGCATCGGCCTGA
- a CDS encoding RrF2 family transcriptional regulator — protein MRLTRFTDLALRVLMRLAVEETDLPTTRDVAATMEVPYTHTAKVVARLQHLGLVEARRGRGGGLALTAAGRAAPVGAVVRELEGEGDVVECEGTTPCPLRGACVLRGALRRAQEAFFAALDPLTVNDLVASPTGPLLLGISSRAPTGSGGP, from the coding sequence ATGCGGCTGACCCGATTCACCGACCTGGCACTGCGCGTCCTGATGCGCCTGGCCGTCGAGGAAACGGACCTCCCGACCACCCGTGACGTGGCGGCGACGATGGAGGTCCCCTACACGCACACCGCCAAGGTGGTCGCCCGGCTGCAGCACCTCGGCCTGGTCGAGGCCCGGCGCGGCCGTGGCGGCGGGCTCGCCCTGACCGCCGCCGGGCGCGCCGCGCCGGTCGGTGCGGTGGTGCGCGAACTGGAGGGCGAGGGCGACGTCGTGGAGTGCGAGGGCACCACCCCCTGCCCGCTGCGCGGCGCCTGCGTACTGCGCGGCGCCCTGCGCCGGGCCCAGGAGGCCTTCTTCGCCGCACTGGACCCGCTCACGGTGAACGACCTGGTGGCATCCCCCACGGGACCGCTCCTGCTGGGCATTTCGAGCAGGGCGCCGACCGGATCCGGGGGCCCCTGA
- a CDS encoding family 2B encapsulin nanocompartment shell protein, with product MSVQAGSESEAQTPQRSLGTTAARNLATTTKSAPQMQEITSRWLLKMLPWVSVQGGTYRVNRRLSYSVGNGVVEFVKTGTQVQVIPAELGELPLLRDYEDLDVLGELARRCRQVDFEAGQELTSFGSPADQVFLLAHGRIEQIGPGPYGEDAVLRTVADGAYFGDDSLVDEESIWEYTARAATSGTVLTLSRQDFQLLADRVESLRAHVEDVRTRPGRETNKYGEAAIELSAGHQGEAVLPGTFVDYEARPREYELSIAQTVLRVHSRVADLYNHPMNQTEQQLRLTVEALRERQEHEMLNNRDFGLLHNADYDQRIQPHDGAPSPDDMDQLLSMRRGSKLFLAHPKAIAAFGRECNKRGIYPESVDVGGNRVPAWRGVPIFPSNKIPISDARTTSILCMRTGEDEQGVIGLHQPGIPDEIEPSLSVRFMGISEQAIISYLVTAYFSAAVLVPDALGVLENVEIGRWR from the coding sequence ATGTCGGTCCAGGCGGGTTCCGAGTCCGAGGCCCAGACGCCGCAACGCAGTCTTGGGACGACGGCCGCACGGAACTTGGCAACCACGACCAAGTCCGCGCCGCAGATGCAGGAGATCACCTCGCGGTGGCTCCTGAAGATGCTGCCGTGGGTGTCCGTGCAGGGCGGCACGTACCGCGTCAACCGCAGGCTGAGCTACTCGGTCGGCAACGGCGTCGTGGAGTTCGTCAAGACCGGCACCCAGGTCCAGGTGATCCCGGCCGAGCTCGGCGAGCTCCCGCTGCTGCGCGACTACGAGGACCTCGACGTCCTCGGCGAACTCGCCCGGCGGTGCCGACAGGTCGACTTCGAGGCCGGCCAGGAGCTGACCTCCTTCGGCAGCCCCGCCGACCAGGTCTTCCTGCTCGCCCACGGCCGCATCGAGCAGATCGGCCCCGGCCCCTACGGGGAGGACGCCGTCCTGCGGACCGTCGCCGACGGCGCGTACTTCGGCGACGACTCCCTCGTCGATGAAGAATCGATTTGGGAGTACACCGCCCGAGCCGCCACCTCCGGCACCGTGCTCACCCTGTCCCGGCAGGACTTCCAGCTCCTCGCCGACCGGGTCGAGTCGCTGCGCGCGCACGTGGAGGACGTACGGACCCGGCCCGGCCGGGAGACCAACAAGTACGGCGAGGCCGCGATCGAGCTCTCCGCCGGCCATCAGGGCGAGGCCGTCCTCCCCGGTACCTTCGTGGACTACGAGGCCCGGCCGCGCGAGTACGAACTCTCCATTGCACAAACGGTCCTGCGGGTCCACAGCCGCGTCGCCGACCTCTACAACCACCCGATGAACCAGACCGAGCAGCAGCTGCGGCTCACGGTCGAGGCGCTGCGCGAGCGCCAGGAGCACGAGATGCTCAACAACCGCGACTTCGGCCTGCTCCACAACGCCGACTACGACCAGCGCATCCAACCGCACGACGGCGCGCCCAGCCCCGACGACATGGACCAGCTCCTGAGCATGCGGCGCGGCTCCAAGCTGTTCCTGGCGCACCCCAAGGCGATCGCCGCCTTCGGCCGCGAGTGCAACAAGCGCGGCATCTACCCGGAGTCGGTGGACGTCGGCGGCAACCGGGTGCCCGCCTGGCGCGGGGTGCCGATCTTCCCGAGCAACAAGATCCCGATCAGCGACGCCCGCACCACGTCCATCCTGTGCATGCGCACCGGCGAGGACGAGCAGGGCGTGATCGGGCTCCACCAGCCGGGCATCCCGGACGAGATCGAGCCGAGCCTGTCGGTCCGCTTCATGGGGATCAGCGAGCAGGCGATCATCTCCTACCTGGTCACCGCCTACTTCTCGGCCGCGGTGCTGGTGCCGGACGCGCTCGGCGTACTGGAGAACGTCGAGATCGGCCGTTGGCGCTGA
- a CDS encoding family 2 encapsulin nanocompartment cargo protein polyprenyl transferase produces the protein MTAVNAIATGEGQDAAALLERTREAVDPQLRHTVESLPGHMRRVAMYHFGWEHEDGSPADGGAGKAIRPALVLAAAQALRGPGAGPAEEAVRAAAAVELAHNFTLLHDDIIDKDVRRRGRPTAWTVFGTPDAIITGDAMMALALRLLAEDPHPAAAAASARLAACVIELCAGQQADCAFEQRPQVSLDECLAMATAKTGALLGCSCALGALYAGAGPDEVDAMDAFGREAGLAFQLIDDLIGIWGDPGHTGKPAGADLIARKKSLPVVAALTSDTAAGKELAELYAGPMTGDDVRRAADAVDRAGGRDWAQAQAADRMGRAVQQLSRAVADLGAAGGLLALAEFVTRRTR, from the coding sequence CTGACCGCCGTGAACGCCATCGCGACCGGTGAGGGCCAGGACGCCGCGGCCCTGCTGGAACGGACGAGAGAAGCGGTCGACCCGCAGCTGCGCCACACGGTCGAGAGCCTGCCGGGTCATATGCGGCGCGTGGCGATGTACCACTTCGGCTGGGAGCACGAGGACGGCAGCCCCGCCGACGGCGGGGCCGGGAAGGCCATCCGGCCGGCCCTGGTGCTGGCCGCGGCCCAGGCCCTGCGCGGTCCCGGGGCCGGCCCGGCCGAAGAGGCGGTACGGGCGGCGGCGGCCGTGGAGTTGGCGCACAACTTCACGCTGCTGCACGACGACATCATCGACAAGGACGTCCGGCGGCGGGGCCGGCCCACGGCCTGGACCGTCTTCGGGACGCCGGACGCCATCATCACGGGCGACGCGATGATGGCGCTCGCGCTGCGGCTGCTCGCGGAGGACCCGCATCCGGCCGCCGCGGCGGCCTCGGCCCGGCTCGCGGCCTGTGTCATCGAACTGTGCGCGGGCCAGCAGGCGGACTGCGCCTTCGAGCAGCGCCCGCAGGTCTCGCTCGACGAGTGCCTGGCCATGGCCACGGCCAAGACCGGGGCACTCCTGGGCTGCTCGTGCGCGCTGGGCGCCCTGTACGCGGGGGCCGGGCCGGACGAGGTCGACGCCATGGACGCCTTCGGGCGGGAGGCCGGGCTGGCCTTCCAGCTGATCGACGACCTGATCGGCATCTGGGGGGACCCCGGGCACACCGGCAAGCCCGCCGGGGCCGACCTGATCGCCCGCAAGAAGTCCCTCCCCGTCGTGGCCGCCCTCACCTCGGACACCGCGGCGGGGAAGGAGCTGGCCGAGCTGTACGCGGGCCCCATGACCGGGGACGACGTACGCCGGGCGGCCGACGCGGTGGACCGGGCCGGCGGGCGCGACTGGGCGCAGGCCCAGGCCGCGGACCGGATGGGGCGGGCGGTCCAACAGCTGTCCCGGGCCGTTGCGGACCTCGGAGCGGCGGGCGGGCTGCTGGCGCTCGCGGAGTTCGTGACGCGCCGTACGAGATGA
- a CDS encoding GNAT family N-acetyltransferase, producing MALEIRQADQSDRDAVARLLDEAFRTDPVSSWVFPDPEHRAAVHGKFLGVFVDVALEEGRIDYAVDGSAAALWLRIPAGVPEGEDEVPARMRAVADPDNERCELVGRLTGAVHPTAEEHEYLLMIAVAPGRQGQGLGSELIRPVLERCDREGVPAYLEASSERSKGLYERLGWEFTGEAVRLPDGPLMWPMWRKPRG from the coding sequence GTGGCGCTGGAGATACGTCAGGCGGATCAGTCGGACCGGGACGCCGTGGCGCGGCTGCTCGACGAGGCCTTCCGGACCGACCCGGTGAGCAGCTGGGTCTTCCCGGACCCGGAACACCGGGCCGCGGTGCACGGGAAGTTCCTGGGCGTCTTCGTGGACGTGGCCCTGGAGGAGGGCCGGATCGACTACGCCGTGGACGGGTCGGCGGCCGCGCTGTGGCTGAGGATCCCGGCGGGGGTTCCCGAGGGTGAGGACGAGGTCCCGGCGAGGATGCGGGCCGTGGCGGACCCGGACAACGAGCGGTGCGAGCTGGTCGGGCGCCTCACGGGCGCGGTGCACCCGACGGCGGAGGAGCACGAGTACCTGCTGATGATCGCGGTCGCCCCGGGCCGGCAGGGGCAGGGGCTGGGGAGCGAGCTGATCCGGCCGGTGCTGGAGCGCTGCGACCGCGAGGGCGTGCCGGCGTACCTGGAGGCGAGCAGCGAGCGCAGCAAGGGGCTGTACGAACGGCTCGGCTGGGAGTTCACGGGGGAGGCGGTACGGCTTCCGGACGGGCCGCTGATGTGGCCGATGTGGCGCAAGCCGCGCGGCTGA
- a CDS encoding dihydrofolate reductase family protein encodes MRKLTYFIAASVDGFMADPDGDGDFFNDYLDPEYLGYLTTEYPETLPTHAHEMFGVDISTARRFDAVVMGRGTYDPALKAGVTSPYAHLKQYVATRSIAVTPDPAVELISGDVAARVRELKARDGLGIYLCGGADLAAQLVEEIDEFVIKTYPVLTGSGMPLTRAGFARRDLELTGVRTFGGGQVVTTYARGR; translated from the coding sequence TTGCGCAAGCTCACGTACTTCATCGCCGCGTCCGTCGACGGGTTCATGGCGGACCCGGACGGGGACGGCGACTTCTTCAACGACTACCTGGACCCCGAGTACCTCGGATACCTCACGACCGAGTACCCGGAGACCCTGCCGACCCACGCTCACGAGATGTTCGGCGTCGACATCTCGACGGCCCGGCGCTTCGACGCGGTCGTCATGGGACGCGGCACCTACGACCCGGCCCTCAAGGCGGGCGTCACGAGCCCGTACGCCCACCTGAAGCAGTACGTGGCCACGCGCTCGATCGCGGTCACCCCCGACCCGGCGGTCGAGCTGATCAGCGGGGACGTGGCGGCCCGGGTGCGGGAGCTGAAGGCCCGGGACGGGCTCGGCATCTACCTCTGCGGAGGTGCGGACCTCGCCGCCCAGCTGGTCGAAGAGATCGACGAGTTCGTGATCAAGACCTACCCGGTCCTCACCGGGAGCGGGATGCCCCTCACGCGGGCCGGCTTCGCCCGGCGCGACCTGGAGCTGACCGGCGTCAGGACCTTCGGCGGCGGGCAGGTCGTGACCACCTACGCGCGGGGGCGCTGA
- the snpA gene encoding snapalysin, whose amino-acid sequence MRHSRKAMLATTVGLGLAAALGVVPTATAAPAPVGNAVSYAAYERSPENDAANRAFFEAVQRSVAEQRAANPGALAVTVTYNTRSAPSFRSQIARSTQIWNSSVSNVKLQEVSSGGNFSYREGNDSRGSYASTDGHGRGYIFLDYRQNQQYNSTRVTAHETGHVLGLPDHYSGPCSELMSGGGPGTSCQNANPNSAERARVNQLWANGFASGLGAKDLAAKG is encoded by the coding sequence ATGCGCCACTCCCGTAAGGCCATGCTGGCCACGACCGTCGGCCTCGGCCTCGCCGCCGCCCTTGGTGTCGTCCCCACCGCCACCGCCGCGCCCGCTCCCGTCGGAAACGCCGTGAGCTACGCCGCGTACGAGCGTTCGCCGGAGAACGACGCCGCGAACCGCGCCTTCTTCGAGGCCGTGCAGCGTTCGGTCGCCGAGCAGCGCGCCGCGAACCCGGGCGCCCTGGCCGTGACCGTCACGTACAACACCCGCAGTGCCCCGAGCTTCCGCAGCCAGATAGCCCGCTCCACGCAGATCTGGAACAGCTCGGTGTCCAACGTGAAGCTGCAGGAGGTGTCCTCGGGCGGGAACTTCTCGTACCGCGAGGGCAATGACTCACGTGGCTCGTACGCGAGCACGGACGGGCACGGCCGGGGTTACATCTTCCTGGACTACCGGCAGAACCAGCAGTACAACTCCACCCGGGTGACGGCGCACGAGACCGGCCACGTGCTGGGCCTGCCGGACCACTACTCGGGTCCGTGCAGTGAGCTGATGTCGGGTGGCGGCCCGGGCACCTCGTGCCAGAACGCCAACCCGAACTCCGCCGAGCGGGCACGGGTCAACCAGCTCTGGGCCAACGGCTTCGCCTCCGGTCTCGGTGCGAAGGATCTCGCCGCCAAGGGCTGA
- a CDS encoding LysR family transcriptional regulator has protein sequence MELEVRHLRALCAIADAGSLHKAARQLGVSQPSLTTQLRRIERALDGELFLRERTGCRPTPFGRTVLGRARPLLAEMAALVAEARELAHASRLRIGSTASSALPGWLRRIHRRLPDTETSLVVDVSANALLRMVAAGQLDVAFVHEVEGSPLRVPPGLQMHVLMEREPQFVSMSRDHPAAGQAVVSLRDLAADRWMVDPSVDGEWDGLRRVFAGAGLDPPVLHADYHTATSLIISGEAVAPCQPTSGPREDMAIRPLCGDPLAVRLLLATRPGAHAEVYEDLRAAYREAALRTPPYRAWLHHHASPLLEAA, from the coding sequence ATGGAGCTTGAGGTCAGGCACCTGCGCGCGCTGTGCGCCATCGCCGACGCCGGAAGCCTGCACAAGGCCGCCCGGCAACTCGGCGTGAGCCAACCCTCCCTGACGACCCAGCTGCGCCGCATCGAACGGGCCCTCGACGGCGAGCTGTTCCTGCGCGAGCGGACCGGCTGCCGGCCCACCCCCTTCGGCCGGACCGTGCTGGGCCGGGCCCGCCCGCTGCTCGCCGAGATGGCCGCGCTGGTGGCGGAGGCCCGCGAACTGGCCCACGCCTCACGGCTGCGCATCGGCTCCACGGCCAGCAGCGCGCTGCCGGGCTGGCTGCGGCGGATCCACCGGCGGCTTCCGGACACCGAGACCTCGCTCGTGGTCGACGTCTCCGCGAACGCACTGCTCAGGATGGTCGCCGCGGGACAGCTGGACGTGGCGTTCGTGCACGAGGTGGAGGGCAGTCCGCTGCGGGTGCCGCCCGGGCTGCAGATGCACGTACTGATGGAACGGGAACCCCAGTTCGTGTCGATGTCCCGGGACCATCCGGCCGCCGGGCAGGCCGTGGTCTCCTTACGGGACCTGGCCGCCGACCGCTGGATGGTCGACCCTTCGGTCGACGGCGAGTGGGACGGCCTCAGACGCGTCTTCGCCGGCGCCGGACTCGACCCGCCGGTGCTGCACGCCGACTACCACACGGCGACCTCGCTGATCATCTCCGGCGAGGCGGTGGCCCCGTGCCAGCCGACCTCGGGGCCGCGCGAGGACATGGCGATCCGGCCGCTCTGCGGGGACCCCCTCGCCGTGCGCCTGCTGCTGGCCACCAGACCGGGCGCGCACGCCGAGGTCTACGAGGACCTGCGCGCCGCCTATCGCGAGGCCGCCCTGCGGACGCCCCCGTACCGGGCCTGGCTCCACCACCACGCGAGCCCGCTGCTGGAGGCGGCGTAG